One region of Streptomyces capillispiralis genomic DNA includes:
- a CDS encoding methyltransferase, with the protein MNDRMTTPWGELALARFPEDPRDRLRAWDASDAYLLRHLAERPVPLSGTVVVVGDRWGALVTALAEHRPVQITDSWLGQEATRANLARNGAGPDGVRLLTTQDPPPERIDVLLVRVPKSLALLEDQLLRLAPAVHADTVVVGTGMVKEIHTSTLRLFERILGPTRTSLAEQKARLVFCTPDPALKRPANPWPYRYALPDDVGPVSGRTVVNHAGVFSADHLDIGTRFFLRHLPAAKDGDLIVDLGCGNGVVGTAMALADPAAEVLFVDESFQAVASAEATYRANGLSGRAGFRVGDGLAGVPAGSAGLVLNNPPFHSHQATSDATAWRMFTGARRTLRPGGELWVVGNRHLGYHVKLRRLFGNSEVVASDPKFVVLRAVKR; encoded by the coding sequence ATGAACGACCGTATGACGACTCCGTGGGGCGAGCTCGCGCTGGCCCGGTTCCCCGAGGATCCGCGCGACCGGCTGCGCGCCTGGGACGCCTCCGACGCGTATCTGCTGAGGCATCTCGCCGAGCGGCCGGTGCCGCTCTCGGGGACGGTCGTGGTCGTCGGCGACCGCTGGGGCGCGCTGGTCACGGCGCTCGCGGAGCACCGGCCCGTGCAGATCACCGACTCCTGGCTCGGCCAGGAGGCGACCCGCGCCAACCTGGCCCGCAACGGCGCCGGGCCGGACGGCGTCCGGCTGCTCACCACGCAGGACCCGCCGCCGGAGCGGATCGACGTCCTGCTCGTGCGGGTGCCGAAGAGCCTGGCGCTGCTGGAGGACCAGTTGCTGCGGCTGGCGCCCGCCGTGCACGCGGACACGGTCGTCGTCGGCACGGGCATGGTGAAGGAGATCCACACCTCGACGCTGAGGCTGTTCGAGCGGATCCTCGGCCCGACCCGCACCTCGCTCGCCGAGCAGAAGGCGCGCCTGGTCTTCTGCACACCGGACCCCGCGCTGAAGCGTCCCGCCAATCCCTGGCCGTACCGCTACGCGCTGCCCGACGACGTCGGTCCCGTCTCCGGGCGGACCGTCGTCAACCACGCGGGGGTGTTCAGCGCCGACCACCTCGACATCGGCACCCGGTTCTTCCTGCGGCACCTGCCGGCCGCGAAGGACGGTGACCTGATCGTGGACCTGGGCTGCGGCAACGGTGTGGTCGGTACGGCGATGGCACTGGCCGACCCGGCGGCCGAGGTGCTGTTCGTGGACGAGTCCTTCCAGGCCGTGGCGTCCGCCGAGGCCACGTACCGGGCGAACGGGCTGTCCGGGCGGGCCGGGTTCCGGGTCGGTGACGGCCTGGCGGGCGTGCCGGCCGGCAGTGCCGGCCTGGTGCTGAACAACCCGCCCTTCCACTCCCACCAGGCGACCTCGGACGCCACCGCCTGGCGCATGTTCACCGGCGCCCGCCGCACCCTGCGTCCGGGCGGCGAGCTGTGGGTGGTCGGCAACCGGCACCTCGGGTACCACGTGAAGCTGCGGCGGC
- a CDS encoding alpha-ketoglutarate-dependent dioxygenase AlkB family protein, producing MDAELFPRAREEIAPGAVHVPDWLDAREQRALLDACREWAGPPAGLRTVRTPGGGTMTARQVCLGRHWYPYGYARTAVDGDGAPVKPFPSWLGALARRAVTDALGEASVPAAAYDVALVNFYDGDARMGMHRDSDEKADAPVVSLSLGDTCVFRFGNTRTRTRPWTDVELRSGDLFVFGGPSRWAYHGVPRVLAGTSPAGSGLAGRLNITLRVSGLPGR from the coding sequence ATGGACGCCGAGCTGTTCCCCAGGGCACGGGAGGAGATCGCGCCCGGCGCGGTGCACGTGCCGGACTGGCTGGACGCGCGCGAGCAGCGCGCCCTGCTCGACGCCTGCCGGGAGTGGGCCGGGCCGCCCGCCGGACTGCGCACCGTCCGCACGCCCGGCGGCGGCACCATGACCGCCCGGCAGGTCTGCCTCGGCCGGCACTGGTACCCGTACGGCTACGCCCGCACCGCCGTCGACGGCGACGGCGCGCCGGTGAAGCCCTTCCCCTCCTGGCTCGGCGCGCTGGCCCGCCGCGCGGTGACCGACGCGCTGGGAGAAGCCTCCGTGCCCGCGGCGGCGTACGACGTCGCGCTCGTCAACTTCTACGACGGCGACGCCCGCATGGGCATGCACCGCGACAGCGACGAGAAGGCGGACGCGCCGGTGGTGTCGCTGAGCCTCGGGGACACGTGCGTGTTCCGCTTCGGCAACACCCGGACCAGGACCCGGCCCTGGACGGACGTCGAGCTGCGCAGCGGCGACCTGTTCGTCTTCGGCGGCCCCTCCCGGTGGGCGTACCACGGCGTCCCCCGCGTCCTCGCGGGCACGTCACCGGCCGGGTCGGGACTGGCCGGGCGGCTCAACATCACGCTGCGGGTCAGCGGGCTGCCGGGCCGCTGA
- a CDS encoding ROK family protein, with amino-acid sequence MSGKADPRPAGEGTTTSRTRLDRGRGALGPALELVHTGRAPTRAVLTAELGVTRATAGAVAAELEALGLITVDARPGAAAGSQGRPSHRLSVAEDGPVALAAQVHADGFRAALVGLGGRIVATAPGCEVVDADPAKVLGSVVAAGAELLRETGRRCVGAGLAVPSAVAEPEGLALNPLHLAWPAGAPVREIFAEQVRAAGLEGPAFAANDVNLAALAEHRHGAGRGSRDLLCVATGHRGVGGALVLDGRLHSGSSGLALEVGHLTVNPEGRPCHCGSRGCLDVEADPLALLTAAGRAPGPEMSLLKQADDLIRGQYDDPEVRTATEALIDRLGLGLAGLVNILNPDRIILGGLHRTLLEADPDRLRAVVADRSLWGRSGGVPILACTLDHNSLVGAAELAWQPVLDDPLGALGQEDTPTDRKPTS; translated from the coding sequence ATGAGCGGGAAGGCGGACCCCCGGCCGGCGGGGGAAGGGACCACCACCTCGAGGACGCGGTTGGACCGGGGGCGCGGCGCGCTCGGGCCCGCGCTGGAGCTCGTGCACACCGGACGGGCGCCGACCCGCGCGGTGCTCACCGCCGAACTGGGTGTCACCCGGGCGACGGCCGGAGCGGTCGCCGCCGAGCTGGAGGCGCTCGGGCTGATCACGGTGGACGCCCGGCCCGGTGCCGCGGCCGGATCCCAGGGCCGCCCCTCGCACCGGCTGTCCGTCGCGGAGGACGGTCCCGTGGCGCTCGCCGCTCAGGTGCACGCCGACGGTTTCCGCGCGGCGCTGGTCGGGCTCGGCGGCCGTATCGTCGCCACGGCACCCGGCTGCGAGGTCGTCGACGCCGACCCGGCGAAGGTCCTCGGCTCCGTCGTCGCGGCGGGCGCCGAGCTGCTGCGGGAGACCGGGCGGCGGTGCGTGGGCGCCGGACTCGCCGTGCCCTCGGCGGTGGCCGAACCGGAAGGGCTGGCCCTCAACCCCCTGCATCTGGCCTGGCCCGCGGGCGCACCGGTGCGGGAGATCTTCGCCGAGCAGGTGCGCGCGGCAGGGCTGGAAGGACCCGCCTTCGCCGCCAACGACGTCAACCTCGCCGCCCTCGCCGAGCACCGGCACGGCGCCGGGCGCGGCTCGCGCGACCTGCTGTGCGTGGCCACCGGCCACCGCGGCGTGGGGGGTGCGCTGGTCCTCGACGGCCGTCTGCACTCGGGCAGTTCGGGCCTCGCCCTGGAGGTCGGCCACCTCACCGTCAACCCCGAGGGCCGCCCCTGCCACTGCGGCAGCCGCGGCTGCCTCGACGTGGAGGCGGACCCGCTGGCCCTCCTCACCGCGGCGGGGCGCGCGCCCGGCCCCGAGATGTCCCTGCTGAAGCAGGCCGACGACCTGATCCGCGGCCAGTACGACGACCCGGAGGTGCGCACCGCCACCGAGGCGCTCATCGACCGGCTCGGTCTCGGCCTCGCCGGGCTGGTGAACATCCTCAACCCGGACCGGATCATCCTCGGCGGCCTGCACCGCACCCTGCTGGAGGCCGACCCGGACCGGCTCCGCGCCGTCGTCGCCGACCGCAGCCTGTGGGGCCGCAGCGGCGGCGTCCCGATCCTCGCCTGCACCCTCGACCACAACAGCCTGGTCGGCGCGGCGGAACTCGCCTGGCAGCCGGTGCTGGACGACCCCCTCGGGGCACTGGGCCAGGAAGACACCCCGACCGACAGAAAGCCGACGTCATGA
- a CDS encoding NAD(P)-dependent oxidoreductase: MTDQLTVSVLGTGIMGAAMARNLVRAGHTVRAWNRTRAKADPLAADGAHVAATPAEAVESADVVLTMLYDGSATLETMRRAASALRPGTVWAQSTTAGIEGVAELAGFAREHGLLFYDAPVLGTRRPAEAGQLTVLAAGPAGGRDRVTPVFDAVGARTVWTGEDGATGSATRLKLVANSWVLAATAAAGETLALAKALDVAPDGFFDLIAGGPLDMGYLRAKAGLILEDRLSPAQFAVATAAKDARLIVAAGERHGVRLDVAAASAGRLERAVELGHGDEDMAAAYYASFDDGPTA, encoded by the coding sequence ATGACCGACCAGCTCACCGTCAGCGTCCTGGGCACCGGCATCATGGGCGCCGCGATGGCCCGCAACCTCGTCCGCGCCGGCCACACCGTCCGTGCCTGGAACCGCACCCGCGCCAAGGCCGACCCGCTGGCCGCCGACGGCGCTCACGTCGCCGCGACCCCCGCCGAGGCGGTGGAGTCCGCCGACGTGGTGCTGACCATGCTGTACGACGGCTCCGCCACCCTGGAGACGATGCGCCGGGCGGCGTCCGCCCTGCGCCCCGGCACCGTCTGGGCGCAGTCCACCACCGCGGGCATCGAGGGCGTCGCCGAACTGGCCGGCTTCGCCCGCGAACACGGCCTGCTCTTCTACGACGCCCCGGTGCTGGGCACCCGGCGGCCCGCCGAGGCCGGACAGCTGACCGTGCTCGCCGCCGGACCCGCCGGGGGCCGGGACAGGGTGACCCCGGTGTTCGACGCCGTCGGTGCCCGCACCGTGTGGACGGGGGAGGACGGCGCGACGGGCAGCGCGACCCGTCTGAAGCTGGTCGCCAACAGCTGGGTGCTCGCGGCCACCGCCGCCGCCGGTGAGACCCTCGCCCTGGCCAAGGCCCTCGACGTCGCACCGGACGGCTTCTTCGACCTCATCGCCGGCGGCCCGCTCGACATGGGCTATCTGCGGGCCAAGGCCGGCCTGATCCTCGAGGACCGGCTGTCCCCGGCCCAGTTCGCCGTGGCCACCGCCGCCAAGGACGCCCGGCTGATCGTGGCGGCCGGCGAACGGCACGGCGTCCGCCTGGACGTGGCCGCCGCGAGCGCCGGGCGGCTGGAGCGGGCCGTGGAGCTGGGCCACGGCGACGAGGACATGGCCGCCGCCTACTACGCCAGCTTCGACGACGGCCCCACCGCCTGA
- a CDS encoding PPOX class F420-dependent oxidoreductase, translated as MSKPPLPPEADALLRRPNPCVMATIRSDGAPVSTPTWYLWEDGRALINLDEGRVRLKHLRREPRITLTVLAGDDWYTHVTLIGRVVELRDDEGLADIDRLSRHYTGKPYADRERARVSAWIEVERWHGWGAMRDSDQAAT; from the coding sequence GTGTCCAAGCCCCCGCTGCCCCCCGAGGCCGACGCCCTGCTGCGCCGCCCCAACCCCTGTGTGATGGCGACGATCCGCTCCGACGGCGCGCCCGTCTCCACCCCCACCTGGTACCTGTGGGAGGACGGCCGCGCCCTGATCAACCTCGACGAGGGCCGGGTCCGGCTGAAGCACCTGCGCCGCGAACCCCGCATCACCCTCACCGTCCTGGCCGGCGACGACTGGTACACCCACGTCACCCTGATCGGCCGTGTCGTCGAGCTGCGCGACGACGAGGGCCTGGCCGACATCGACCGCCTCTCCCGGCACTACACCGGCAAGCCCTACGCGGACCGGGAGCGCGCCCGGGTCAGCGCCTGGATCGAGGTCGAACGCTGGCACGGCTGGGGCGCGATGAGGGACAGCGACCAGGCGGCCACCTGA
- a CDS encoding DUF4865 family protein, whose translation MHALQYELTLPADYDMGIVRDRVARRGRLLDDWQGLGVKAYLVRERGVHGSPVNQYAPFYLWNTVAGMNAFLWGGGFQGIADDFGRPPVRQWTGLAYEEGPAADAPAVVAVRHRSPVPDGVPVGEVAEEAARECGRLAGTDGVVLAAAAMDTARWELVHFSLRRHHAPEADGEVFQVLHLSAPERDRLPRGRQW comes from the coding sequence TTGCACGCCCTGCAGTACGAACTCACCCTGCCCGCCGACTACGACATGGGGATCGTCCGGGACCGCGTGGCCCGTCGCGGACGTCTGCTCGACGACTGGCAGGGCCTCGGCGTCAAGGCGTATCTGGTGCGCGAGCGCGGGGTGCACGGCTCGCCGGTCAACCAGTACGCGCCGTTCTACCTGTGGAACACGGTCGCGGGCATGAACGCCTTCCTCTGGGGCGGCGGCTTCCAGGGCATCGCCGACGACTTCGGCCGGCCCCCGGTACGGCAGTGGACCGGCCTCGCCTACGAGGAGGGGCCGGCCGCGGACGCCCCCGCCGTCGTCGCCGTACGGCACCGGAGTCCCGTGCCGGACGGGGTGCCGGTGGGTGAGGTGGCCGAGGAGGCGGCCCGGGAGTGCGGGCGGCTGGCCGGGACGGACGGGGTGGTCCTCGCGGCGGCGGCCATGGACACCGCCCGCTGGGAGCTGGTCCACTTCTCGCTGCGGCGGCACCACGCGCCGGAGGCGGACGGCGAGGTCTTCCAGGTGCTCCACCTGTCGGCGCCGGAGCGGGACCGGCTGCCCCGGGGGCGCCAGTGGTGA
- a CDS encoding TetR/AcrR family transcriptional regulator, which yields MYSGGMSTPERLIESTRELLWERGYVGTSPKAVLERAGAGQGSMYHHFKGKPDLALAAIRRTAEEMRTTAEGVLGGPGTPYERIEAYLLRERDVLRGCPVGRLTMDPEVVADDALRAPVDETLGWLRARLAGIVEEGKERGEFAPSVNGEEIAAAVVATVQGGYVLARASGSPAAFDAGVRGLLALLAPRDR from the coding sequence ATGTACAGTGGGGGGATGAGCACCCCGGAGCGTCTGATCGAGTCCACCCGCGAGCTGCTGTGGGAGCGCGGCTACGTGGGCACCAGCCCGAAGGCCGTCCTGGAGCGGGCGGGCGCGGGCCAGGGCAGCATGTACCACCACTTCAAGGGGAAGCCGGACCTCGCGCTGGCCGCGATCCGGCGCACCGCCGAGGAGATGCGGACCACCGCCGAGGGAGTGCTCGGCGGGCCGGGTACGCCGTACGAGCGCATCGAGGCCTACCTCCTGCGCGAGCGCGACGTGCTGCGCGGCTGTCCGGTCGGGCGGCTCACCATGGATCCGGAGGTCGTCGCCGACGACGCGTTGCGCGCCCCGGTGGACGAGACCCTGGGCTGGCTGCGCGCGCGGCTCGCCGGGATCGTCGAAGAGGGCAAGGAGCGGGGCGAGTTCGCTCCGTCGGTGAACGGCGAGGAGATCGCGGCGGCCGTCGTCGCGACCGTCCAGGGCGGCTATGTGCTGGCCCGCGCCTCCGGCTCCCCCGCCGCCTTCGACGCGGGCGTGCGCGGCCTGCTCGCCCTGCTCGCCCCGCGGGACCGCTAG
- a CDS encoding SHOCT domain-containing protein, with protein sequence MQTLAHFGDGGPGPWILFLPVLWALLIGGGIALLRRTVWRGRHGPGRPTVEQDSPIAVLGHRFASGEIDEDEYWRRLSVLDEQFGRDGKGGAA encoded by the coding sequence ATGCAGACACTGGCGCACTTCGGCGACGGCGGGCCCGGCCCGTGGATCCTGTTCCTCCCCGTCCTCTGGGCCCTGCTCATCGGCGGCGGCATCGCGCTGCTGCGCCGCACGGTGTGGCGCGGACGCCACGGACCCGGCCGGCCCACGGTGGAGCAGGACTCGCCCATCGCGGTGCTCGGCCACCGCTTCGCCTCCGGAGAGATCGACGAGGACGAGTACTGGCGCCGGCTGTCCGTCCTGGACGAGCAGTTCGGCCGCGACGGCAAGGGCGGTGCGGCATGA
- a CDS encoding ABC transporter ATP-binding protein: protein MTTTTTTGTRSAARVVDAVKVYGTGDTAVRALDGVSVSFPAGRFTAIMGPSGSGKSTLMHCAAGLDTLTSGAAWIGDTELGGLDDRRLTLLRRDRVGFVFQAFNLVPTLTVAENITLPLDLAGGGGDPEWTDALIDVVGLRDRLRHRPSELSGGQQQRVAVARAFAGRPDVVFADEPTGNLDSRSGEEVLGLLGRTVRQTGRTVVMVTHDPVAAAHADEVVFLADGRLVDRMEAPTADAVLDRMKAFEVPS from the coding sequence ATGACCACCACGACCACCACCGGCACCCGGTCCGCCGCCCGGGTCGTCGACGCCGTCAAGGTGTACGGCACCGGCGACACCGCCGTACGGGCCCTGGACGGAGTGTCCGTGTCCTTCCCGGCCGGCCGCTTCACCGCGATCATGGGGCCCTCGGGCTCCGGCAAGTCCACCCTGATGCACTGCGCCGCCGGACTGGACACCCTCACCTCCGGAGCCGCCTGGATCGGCGACACCGAACTGGGCGGCCTCGACGACCGCCGCCTCACCCTGCTGCGCCGCGACCGCGTGGGCTTCGTCTTCCAGGCGTTCAACCTGGTGCCCACGCTCACCGTCGCGGAGAACATCACCCTGCCGCTCGATCTCGCGGGCGGCGGGGGAGACCCCGAGTGGACCGACGCCCTGATCGACGTGGTGGGCCTGCGCGACCGGCTGCGGCACCGCCCCTCGGAACTGTCCGGGGGTCAGCAGCAACGCGTCGCGGTGGCCCGGGCGTTCGCCGGCCGGCCCGACGTGGTCTTCGCCGACGAGCCGACCGGCAACCTCGACTCCCGCTCCGGCGAGGAGGTGCTCGGGCTGCTCGGCCGCACGGTACGGCAGACCGGCCGCACCGTCGTCATGGTCACCCACGACCCGGTCGCCGCCGCCCACGCCGACGAGGTGGTCTTCCTCGCCGACGGGCGCCTGGTCGACCGGATGGAAGCCCCGACCGCCGACGCGGTCCTGGACCGGATGAAAGCCTTCGAGGTGCCCTCATGA
- a CDS encoding ABC transporter permease: MNTSVRLSASSLRAHKRRFAGTFLAVFLGVAFLAGTLVMGDTLRASFDSMFGNAAAGTDAVVRAADAITTPGESQGVREPVTADLTRTVERVPGVAAAAPDIRGAGQLVGADGEPIGGQGPPTVAGNWITDPELNPYRLAEGRAPRKSGEVVVNRGTAERGGLDLGDTTVLRTPDPVEVTVVGLATFGGEDGMAQVTFTGMTRADAEKYLTARPGQAASILVRAGPGVSQEELVDRLTPVLPDGVEAVTGQESAEENNEMISGQFLSVFTLFLLVFSGVALLVATFSIHNTFAIVVAQRTRENALLRALGASRRQVTAATLVEACVVAVTASAAGLAGGIGVAAGLQALFPAIGFPFPEGALVIGPVSLLLPLAVGVVVCLGSALLPAVRAGRTAPLAALRETAVDTSGASRTRAVAGTVLAALAVAVTLTGVLLTPSVWLAGTGAVLALVSFVVLGPVASSTAVRVLGSPLDRLRGVSGSLARRNALRSPKRTAATASALMIGVAVVSLFTVFGASLKATMDQTVSRSFAGDVAVSAPSFGAGGSGLSPRLAGAVAELPEVDTAVGLGRGVAEVDGDGRALTVTDPAALQRVFDLGEVDGSLGALGADGIAVTGQEAGRLGVRPGDTTRLAFTDGEEKTFTVRAVYGRSELAGDYVITREAWAPHRTRDADTLVAVTFADGVDGDAGRAAVQRVADAYGNPEVQTREEYARSSAGGIDMMLTLVYALLALAVLIALLGIANTLTLAIHERTRELGLLRAVGQTRSQLRAMVRWESVLVAAFGTAGGLVLGAFLGWVLVEASDGASDSAFAFAMPSAHLAVVALVGLAAGALAGLRPARRAARLDVLRAVATE, translated from the coding sequence ATGAACACCTCCGTCCGCCTGAGCGCATCCTCCCTGCGCGCCCACAAGCGGCGCTTCGCCGGGACGTTCCTCGCCGTGTTCCTGGGCGTGGCCTTCCTGGCCGGAACCCTCGTCATGGGCGACACACTGCGCGCGAGCTTCGACTCCATGTTCGGCAACGCGGCCGCCGGCACCGACGCCGTCGTCCGCGCCGCCGACGCCATCACCACCCCCGGCGAGAGCCAGGGGGTGCGCGAGCCGGTCACCGCGGACCTGACGCGTACCGTCGAGCGGGTCCCGGGCGTCGCCGCGGCCGCCCCCGACATCCGGGGCGCCGGACAGCTCGTCGGCGCGGACGGCGAACCGATCGGCGGCCAGGGACCGCCCACCGTCGCCGGCAACTGGATCACCGACCCCGAACTCAACCCGTACCGCCTCGCCGAGGGCCGCGCCCCGCGGAAGTCCGGGGAGGTCGTGGTGAACCGGGGCACGGCCGAGCGGGGCGGCCTGGACCTCGGCGACACGACCGTGCTGCGCACCCCCGACCCGGTCGAGGTGACCGTCGTCGGGCTCGCCACCTTCGGCGGTGAGGACGGCATGGCCCAGGTGACCTTCACCGGCATGACCCGGGCCGACGCCGAGAAGTACCTGACGGCCCGCCCCGGCCAGGCCGCGAGCATCCTGGTGCGCGCCGGACCCGGGGTGAGCCAGGAGGAGCTGGTCGACCGGCTGACCCCGGTGCTGCCCGACGGCGTCGAGGCCGTCACCGGCCAGGAGTCGGCCGAGGAGAACAACGAGATGATCTCCGGCCAGTTCCTCAGCGTCTTCACCCTGTTCCTGCTGGTGTTCTCCGGTGTCGCCCTGCTGGTGGCGACCTTCTCCATCCACAACACCTTCGCGATCGTCGTCGCGCAGCGCACCCGTGAGAACGCCCTGCTGCGGGCGCTGGGCGCCTCGCGCCGCCAGGTCACCGCGGCCACGCTGGTGGAGGCGTGCGTGGTGGCCGTGACCGCGTCGGCGGCCGGACTGGCCGGCGGCATCGGCGTCGCGGCGGGGCTCCAGGCACTGTTCCCGGCGATCGGCTTCCCCTTCCCCGAGGGCGCCCTGGTGATCGGCCCGGTGTCGCTGCTGCTGCCGCTCGCGGTCGGCGTGGTGGTCTGCCTGGGCTCCGCCCTGCTGCCCGCCGTACGCGCCGGGCGCACCGCACCGCTGGCCGCGCTGCGCGAGACGGCCGTCGACACCTCCGGCGCCTCCCGCACCCGCGCGGTCGCCGGCACGGTTCTGGCGGCCCTGGCCGTCGCCGTCACGCTCACCGGCGTCCTGCTCACCCCGTCCGTCTGGCTGGCGGGCACCGGCGCCGTCCTGGCGCTGGTCTCCTTCGTGGTCCTCGGCCCCGTGGCCTCCTCCACCGCCGTGCGCGTCCTCGGCAGTCCGCTGGACCGGCTGCGTGGCGTCAGCGGCTCCCTCGCCCGGCGCAACGCGCTGCGCAGCCCGAAGCGCACGGCCGCCACCGCGAGCGCCCTGATGATCGGCGTGGCCGTGGTGTCCCTGTTCACGGTGTTCGGGGCGTCGCTGAAGGCGACCATGGACCAGACGGTCTCCCGGTCCTTCGCGGGCGACGTCGCCGTCAGCGCGCCGTCGTTCGGGGCGGGCGGCAGCGGACTGAGCCCGCGGCTGGCCGGCGCCGTCGCGGAGCTGCCCGAGGTGGACACCGCCGTCGGGCTCGGCCGGGGCGTCGCCGAAGTCGACGGCGACGGAAGGGCGTTGACCGTCACCGATCCGGCCGCCCTGCAGCGCGTCTTCGACCTCGGCGAGGTCGACGGATCCCTGGGCGCGCTGGGCGCCGACGGCATCGCGGTCACCGGGCAGGAGGCCGGCCGGCTCGGCGTGCGCCCCGGCGACACGACCCGGCTCGCCTTCACCGACGGCGAGGAGAAGACGTTCACGGTCCGCGCCGTCTACGGGCGGTCCGAACTCGCCGGCGACTACGTCATCACCCGCGAGGCCTGGGCCCCGCACCGCACCCGGGACGCCGACACCCTCGTCGCGGTCACCTTCGCGGACGGCGTGGACGGCGACGCGGGCAGGGCCGCCGTGCAGCGGGTCGCCGACGCCTACGGAAACCCGGAGGTCCAGACCCGTGAGGAGTACGCGCGGTCCTCGGCGGGTGGCATCGACATGATGCTCACCCTGGTCTACGCGCTGCTCGCGCTGGCCGTGCTCATCGCGCTGCTCGGCATCGCCAACACCCTCACCCTGGCGATCCACGAACGCACCCGTGAACTCGGGCTGCTCAGGGCCGTCGGCCAGACCCGGTCCCAGCTGCGGGCCATGGTCCGCTGGGAGTCGGTGCTGGTCGCCGCGTTCGGCACCGCGGGCGGACTGGTCCTCGGCGCCTTCCTCGGCTGGGTCCTGGTGGAGGCCTCCGACGGCGCGAGCGACAGCGCCTTCGCCTTCGCGATGCCGTCGGCGCACCTCGCGGTGGTGGCACTGGTCGGCCTCGCGGCGGGCGCCCTCGCGGGCCTGCGGCCGGCCCGGCGCGCGGCCCGCCTGGACGTGCTGCGGGCCGTGGCCACGGAGTAG
- a CDS encoding ATP-binding protein yields the protein MISHPSRHCAVELQALPSRIGQVRRIVSAQLRYWHMDSLIDRASLGVTELLSNVHRHARPDKTCTVEMELQLDRLKVSVRDHDPRLPVVADAGPLATCGRGLAMVAAMSESWGAVPDGESGKVVWFTLPTPSATAPASWDRRPLLTAGERADRRFAEVALVEHTTEGHRPEPAPARSAVPG from the coding sequence GTGATCAGTCACCCAAGCAGGCACTGCGCGGTGGAGCTCCAAGCCCTGCCGTCGCGGATCGGCCAGGTCCGCAGAATCGTATCTGCGCAGTTGCGCTACTGGCACATGGATTCCCTGATAGACCGGGCCTCGCTCGGTGTGACGGAGTTGTTGTCCAACGTCCACCGGCACGCCCGGCCCGACAAGACGTGCACCGTCGAGATGGAACTGCAGCTCGACCGGCTCAAGGTCTCGGTGCGCGACCACGACCCGCGACTGCCGGTCGTCGCGGACGCCGGTCCGCTCGCCACCTGTGGGCGCGGGCTGGCGATGGTGGCCGCGATGAGCGAGAGCTGGGGCGCGGTGCCGGACGGCGAGTCCGGCAAGGTCGTGTGGTTCACCCTGCCGACCCCGTCCGCGACCGCCCCCGCGTCCTGGGACCGGCGCCCCCTGCTCACGGCCGGCGAACGCGCCGACCGCCGGTTCGCGGAGGTCGCGCTCGTCGAGCACACCACCGAGGGCCACCGGCCCGAACCTGCTCCCGCCCGGTCCGCCGTCCCAGGCTGA